GAATGATTGGGAAGTTACAGCTTGCCGCAATCGAGAACGCCAGGCCGACCATGAAGGCGATGTTCTGTTTCTCGAACAGAATCCCCAGCAGGATTGCCACCACGCCCAGAATCAGCACCGTGATTTTAGAGACTTTCAGCTCCTGGCGTTCGGTTGCCCCTTTACGCCAGACGTTGGCGTACAGGTCATGAGAAACCGCCGACGCGCCCGCCAGAGTCAGACCAGCAACCACCGCCAGAATCGTGGCGAAGGCCACGGCGGAGATAAAGCCGAGGAACAGATTGCCGCCCACGGCATCGGCCAGATGCACCGCCGCCATGTTATTGCCGCCAATCAGCTGCCCCGCCGCATCTTTAAACGCCGGATTCGCGCCGACCAGCATGATCGCGCCGAAGCCGATGATAAAGGTCAGAATGTAGAAATAGCCCATAAATCCGGTGGCGTAGAAGACGCTTTTACGCGCTTCGCGGGCATCTGATACCGTGAAGAAACGCATCAGAATGTGCGGCAAGCCGGCGGTACCAAACATCAGACCGAGACCGAGGGACAGGGCGGATATCGGGTCTTTCACCAGCCCGCCAGGGCTCATGATCGCTTCGCCTTTCGGGTGAACCGCCATCGCTTCGGTGAACAAGTTATTGAAGCTAAAGCCGACGTGTTTCATCACCATAAAGGCCATGAAACTCGCACCGAACAGCAGCAGCACGGCTTTGATGATCTGTACCCAGGTCGTCGCGAGCATGCCGCCGAACAGGACGTACATCACCATCAGCACCCCGACCAGCACCACGGCGACGTGGTAGTTCAGGCCGAACAGCAGCTCGATCAGTTTACCCGCGCCGACCATCTGGGCAATCAGGTACAGGGCCACCACCACCAGCGAACCGCAGGCGGAGAGAGTGCGGATTGGGCCTTGCTTGAGGCGATAGGAGGCCACATCAGCAAAGGTGTAGCGCCCGAGGTTACGCAGGCGTTCGGCAATCAGGAACAGAATGATCGGCCAGCCGACGAGGAAGCCGAGGGAATAAATCAGACCGTCGTAGCCGGAGGTGTAGACCAGCGCGGAAATTCCGAGGAACGAGGCGGCAGACATAAAATCACCCGCAATCGCCAGCCCGTTCTGGAAGCCAGTAATATTGCCGCCCGCCGTGTAGTAATCGTTACGCGAACGCACGCGTTTTGACGCCCAGTAGGTGATGTACAGGGTCAGCAAGACGAAAATCAGGAACATGATGATCGCCTGCCAGTTGGTTGGCTGGCGCTGGACCTCGCCGGTCAGGGCATCGGCATGTGCTGCAAAAGGCAGTGTGGCGGCTAGCGCCGTCAGAACTCGCTTCATGATGCTTTTACCTCACGCAGTACCGCTTTATTGAGACGATCAAATTCACCGTTCGCGCGCCAGACGTAGACCCCGGTCAGCACAAATGAAATCACGATCACGCCGATACCGATGGGTATCCCGCGCGTGACGCTGGTACCTGCATGCAGCGGCGTGCCCAGCCAGTGTGGTGCAAAGGCGATCAGCAGAATAAAGCCGACGTAGATAATCAGCATGATGATGGAAAGGATGAAGGCAAACCGTTGCCGTTTTTCGACGAGCTCCCTGAAATGCGCACTATGTTCTATCCGTTGATAAATATCAGTATTCATCACAGAACTCTCCAGAGTATTGGTGTAGAGGAGGGGCTTTTATTATTCCCTCTCCCTTGAGGGAGAGGGTTAGGGTTAGGGTGAGGGGGGAAAGGTGCGGTCTGATGCCCTCACCCCGGCCCTCTCCCACAGGGAGAGGGAGAAAAACGTGAGTTAAGAAGGCATTGCGATGGCCTGCTTCTCTTCGAGCAGTTTTTCCACCACGCCAGGATCGGCGAGCGTTGAGGTATCGCCGAGGTTACTGGTATCACCCGCGGCGATTTTGCGCAGAATGCGGCGCATGATCTTGCCGGAGCGGGTTTTCGGCAGCGAGTCGGTCCAGTGCAGCACGTCCGGCGTGGCGAGCGGGCCGATCTCTTTGCGTACCCAGTTACGCACTTCGGTGTACAGCTCAGGCGTTGGTTCTTCGCCGTGGTTCAGGGTGACGTAGGCATAAATCGCCTGACCTTTGATGTTGTGCGGAATACCCACCACCGCTGCTTCGGCGATTTTCGGATGGGACACCAGCGCCGATTCAATCTCAGCCGTACCCAGACGGTGACCGGAAACGTTCAGCACATCGTCCACGCGACCGGTGATCCAGTAGTAACCGTCTTCGTCACGACGTGCGCCGTCGCCGCTGAAGTACATGTTTTTGAAGGTCGAGAAGTAGGTCTGCTCGAATCTGTCGTGATCGCCAAACAGGGTACGCGCCTGGCCCGGCCACGAGTCGGTGATCACCAGGTTGCCTTCGGTCGCGCCGTCGAGCGGGTTGCCTTCGTTATCCACCAGCGCAGGCTGCACGCCGAAGAACGGACGGGTAGCGGAACCGGCTTTCAGTTGAGTGGCACCCGGCAGCGGGGTGATCATGAAACCACCGGTTTCAGTCTGCCACCAGGTATCCATTACCGGACATTTTTCGTTGCCGATTTTCTTCCAGTACCACTCCCAGGCTTCCGGGTTAATCGGCTCGCCAACCGAGCCGAGAATACGCAGGGAGGAGCGATCGGTGCCTTCGATGGCTTTGTCGCCTTCGGCCATCAGGGCGCGAATGGCGGTTGGTGCGGTATAAAGAATGTTGACCTTGTGCTTATCGACCACCTGACACATACGGGCAGGCGTCGGCCAATTCGGTACGCCTTCGAACATCAGCGTGGTCGCGCCGCAGGCCAGCGGGCCGTACAGCAGATAGCTGTGACCGGTGACCCAGCCGACGTCGGCGGTACACCAGTAAATGTCGCCCTGGTGATAGTCAAAAACGTATTTAAAGGTCGATGCCGCGTAAACCAGATATCCGCCGGTGGTGTGCAGCACGCCTTTTGGCTTGCCGGTGGAGCCGGAGGTATAAAGGATAAACAGCGGATCTTCGGCGTTCATCGCTTCGGGCTGGTGCTGATCGCTGGCTTTTTCAATCAGATCGCTCCACCACAGGTCGCGGCCCTCTTTCCACTCGACGTTGCCGCCGGTGCGTTTGAGAACGATGACGTTGGTGATGGTTTTGACGTTCGGGTTTTTTAGCGCTTCATCGACGTTTTTTTTCAGCGGGATGCCGCGACCGGCACGCACGCCTTCGTCAGCGGTGATCACCAGTTTTGAACTGGAGTCGATAATGCGCCCGGCGACCGCTTCAGGCGAGAAACCACCGAAAATCACCGAGTGCACGGCGCCGATGCGTGCGCAGGCGAGCATCGCCACGGCGGCTTCCGGCACCATTGGCATATAAATGGCGACCACATCGCCTTTTTTGATGCCTTGTTCAAGCAGCACGTTGGCAAAACGACAGACGTCGCGGTGCAGCTCTTTATAGGTAATGTGTTTGCTCTGCGAGGCGTCGTCGCCTTCCCATATAATGGCGGTCTGATCGCCGCGCTCGGCAAGATGGCGGTCCAGACAGTTCGCTGCAAGGTTCAGCGTGCCGTCTTCATACCATTTAATCGAGATATTGCCTGGCGCAAAAGAGGTGTTTTTCACCTTCTGATACGGCGTGATCCAATCAAGAATTTTACCCTGCTCACCCCAGAAGGCATCAGGGTTAGAGACAGATTGCTGGTACTTTTCCTCGTACTGCTCCGGATTTATCAGGCAATGGTCCGCAATATTTGCGGGAATGTCGTGTTTGTGAATTTGGCTCATGGCTTTTGTTCTCCTTTTAGGATGTTAATAATATGTCGCAAAAACGTTAATTGTAGGGGCTTTGATAGCTTTGTTTGTTATTTGGGCGACAGATCACGCATTAAATGAACAGATTAAAAAATCAGCAATCGAAACTTTGAAGGGAAATAATTTACTGCGTGGATTATTCACATTTAGTTAAAAAAAAGCTTTTTTATAACAAAAGGTTATTTATAAGAATTATTACAAATTAGCGTCATATCGGCTTTTTGTAGTGAAAAGCCTCGTTCTTAAAGGGTTGCGCAGCAGGCCATGCAAATGATACTGATACGGCGCGTTAAAAACCCTATAAACCAACGCAACACAATTCATACCCTTTCAGTATGTGCCATTCCTGCCAGTAATGGGGAAGGGCGCTTCATTGAGGAAGTCCGTTTTTATGAAAAATTTGAAAATCAGCCTTGCCTGGCAAATTTTGCTGGCGATGGTGCTGGGCATCTTGCTGGGCAGTTATCTGCATTATCACAGTGACGACCGCGAGTGGCTGGTGGCGAATATGCTGTCACCGGCGGGCGATATCTTTATTCACCTGATCAAAATGATTGTTGTCCCGATTGTGATCTCTACGCTTATCGTAGGTATCGCGGGCGTGGGCGATGCCAAGCAGTTAGGCCGTATTGGTGCGAAAACCATCATCTATTTCGAAGTGATCACTACGGTTGCTATCATTTTAGGTATCACGCTGGCGAATGTGTTCCAGCCGGGTTCCGGGATTGATATGTCACAACTGGCGACGGTGGATATTTCGAAATACCAAAGCACAACCGCAGAAGTGCAAAGCCATGCACATGGCCTGATGGGGACCATCCTGTCGCTGGTGCCGACCAATATCGTGGCGTCGATGGCGAAGGGCGAAATGCTGCCGATCATCTTCTTCTCGGTGCTGTTTGGTCTGGGCCTTTCCTCCCTGCCCGCCACGCACCGCGAACCGCTGGTGACTGTGTTCCGTTCGATCTCCGAAACCATGTTTAAAGTGACGCATATGGTGATGCGCTACGCCCCGGTGGGTGTGTTTGCGCTGATCGCTGTGACCGTGGCGAACTTCGGGTTTGCCTCCCTGTGGCCGCTGGCGAAGCTGGTTCTTCTGGTGCATTTCGCGATTCTGTTCTTTGCGCTGGTGGTGCTGGGGCTGGTCGCGCGTATCTGCGGGCTGAGCATCTGGATCCTGATTCGTATTCTGAAAGACGAGCTGATTCTGGCTTACTCCACGGCCAGCTCCGAGAGCGTGTTGCCGCGTATTATTGAGAAGATGGAAGCCTATGGCGCGCCAGCGTCTATCACCAGTTTCGTGGTGCCGACGGGATATTCCTTTAACCTCGATGGCTCAACGCTGTACCAGAGTATTGCGGCGATTTTCATCGCGCAGCTGTACGGAATCGATCTGTCCCTGTGGCAGGAAATCGTGCTGGTGCTGACGCTGATGGTGACGTCAAAAGGGATCGCCGGCGTGCCGGGAGTCTCCTTTGTGGTGCTGCTGGCAACGCTGGGTAGCGTCGGTATTCCACTGGAAGGCCTGGCGTTTATCGCCGGTGTTGACCGTATTCTCGACATGGCGCGTACCGCGCTGAATGTGGTGGGGAATGCGCTGGCGGTGCTGGTTATCGCCAAGTGGGAACATCAGTTCGACCGTAAAAAAGCGCTGGCGTACGAGCGCGACGTGCTGGGTCGTTTTGATAAGACGGCGGATCAGTAACGTAAAAAAAAGCCGGGTGGCAGCTTCGCCTTACCCGGCCTAGAAAACAGGTGTTCACTGTAGGCCTGATAAGCGTAGCGCCATCAGGCTTTTTACTCCCCACTCAGAGCATCAAACTCTTCGCATCCAGTATCAAACCCTTCGCTACAGCTCAGATTAAACCAGTACAGCGCCTTCTGTTTATTTGGTGTGATAAAGCCTTTTTCACCCTGCTGGAAGACCATACCCGCCCAGTATTCTGCGTAACCGGTACGCGAAATGGCAGAGCTGCGCTTGAGCCACATTTCCGCCTGCGCATCATCCTGCGGCATCTCAACGCCGTTGGCGTAAATCAGACCCAGCAGCATCTGCGCATCAACCGCAGAGTCGCTGTCGATATCATCGGTGGCGGTCCGCAGCAGTTTTATCGCCTGAGGATAATCCGTTTTACCCGCCTGGGTATTTACCAACAGTCGCGCCAGCATGATGGCCCCGCGTTTACTGCCTGCAATGGTTGCCTGTTGCGCCAGCGTTTTGGCCTGCGCGTAGTCGGCGTGTTTAAAATGAATTTGTGACAGCAGTGCCACAGCATCGACTTCACCGCCTTTTGCGGATTTCTCGGCCCACAGCTCGGCCTGTTTATCATCGCCCGCACTAAAGTAGGTATCGGCCAGATAGTACTGGGCCCGCGCATCGCCTGCTTCGGCTTGTTCTTTATATTGGCTGCCGAGTTCGTCAGCCCTCACAAACGAGGTAAAAAGGAATAACAGCGTAAAAAGGGTTTTCATAAGCTCTTATCTTTCGGGTCTACAGCGGCCAGTATAATCGCGGTCTGAGAAGAATAAAAAGGGTGCGTTAAGACCTCAGCGTCCAGACAAGCCGGGCGGGTTTCCCCGCCCACAAAATTAACCCGCAATACAGGCTAATTTTGCCGCCACCTCCTGATGTTCACTCTTTATTGATAACTCGCACAGCCTGCCGCGATTAATAAAGGTAAAAATCACGATTGTTAGACAAACGATTAAAACAATGCCTAACATGGTTTTTAAAGGCGTCATGCCTATTACTCCTTGCGTCAAAAAGAATAAGAGGCTACTCTCAACTTGGTTGGAGTTGATGTGGTGTATGCGCACGAATTTATACGTACACATACATTTAGTAGCCTCAGGTGAATGAAAGTTTTCCTGGGGCTTTCCACTTTCTGCTCCTTGCTAATACTTAACTCTATGCTCAAAACAGAAAGTCTTAAGCACCCGTCGCCATCTTATCCCTCTGAATTAAAATGCAAAGATGTAATTTCATTCTTTTAAAATTGCATATTATTCTGCGAGCTGGGTTCCGTAATAATATTGGTGTTATTTATATAAAAGCCACCAATTAAAAAAGGGATGAATAAATCATCCCTTTTTTTTCATTGAACATGTAATAAAGCTAACCCATCGCGCTTTCGCGTAATCTGGCTTTCAGTTTGGTATATTCATCTATCACATATTGTTCGGCGCTTTGTTGGTCGGCAATCGATTCAACGCGCACGGCGCAATATTTATACTCCGGCGTTTTGGTTATCGGACTGAGGTTTTCCGTCACCAGTTCGTTACAGGCCCCAATCCACCACTGATAGGTCATGTAAACCGCCCCTTTGTTTGGGCGATCGCTCACCTGCGCACGGGTGATGATCCGGCCTTTGCGCGAGTTGACCCACACCAGCGCTTCATCCTCAATGCCCAGTCGTGCAGCATCGGCGGTGTTCAGCTGTGCGTAGCCCGGTTCATCCGCCAGCGCGGCCAGCGCCGCACAGTTACCGGTCATCGAACGACAGGAGTAGTGGCCCACTTCACGCACCGTTGACAGTACCATTGGATATTCTTCGGTGAGTTTATCGATAGGCGCCACCCAGTCGCAGGTGAAGAACTGAGCCAGCCCGTTCGGGGTGTCGAACTTCTCGGCAAAGAGGTAAGACGTACCCTGATCGGCCTCTGACTCATCGCGGCAAGGCCACTGGATATAGCCCAGTTCGCCCATTTTTTCATAGGTCGCCCCGGTGAAATCCGGACACAGATTGCGCAACTCATCCCAGATCTCCTGGGTGTTGTTGTAGTGCATCGGATAACCCATCCGGGTGGCGATTTCGCTGATGATTTGCCAGTCCGTTTTCAGATCCCACTTCGGCTCGACCGCTTTAAAGAAGCGCTGGAAGCCGCGATCCGCAGCGGTGTAGACGCCTTCGTGCTCGCCCCATGACGTTGACGGTAAAATCACATCCGCCGCCGCCGCGGTTTTGGTCATGAAGATGTCCTGCACAATCACCAGCTCGAGATCCTCAAAGCCTTTGCGCACCGCCGACAGTTCGGCGTCGGTTTGCAGCGGATCTTCGCCCATGATGTAAGCCGCACGCACTTCACCGTGCGCCGCACGATGCGGCAGCTCGCTGATGCGATACCCGGTATGTTCTGGCAGACTCTCTACGCCCCACGCTTTGGCAAATTTGGCGCGGTTTTCCGGGAATTTGACGTACTGATAGCCCGGATAGGTATCAGGCAGTGCGCCCATATCGCAGGCACCCTGAACGTTGTTCTGCCCACGCACCGGGTTAACGCCGACGTGCGGTTTGCCGAGGTTGCCCGTCAGCATCGCGAGGCTGGTTAGCGAGCGCACGGTTTCCACGCCCTGATAGAACTGGGTCACGCCCATGCCCCACAGAATCGACGCGGTTTTGGCGGCAGCGTACATCCGCGCCGCCTGGCGAATTTCTTGCGCAGTGACGCCGGTAATCGTTTCGACCGACTCTGGCGTGTAGCCCTCGACAATCTTGCGATACTCCTCGAAGCCTTCCGTACGAGTAGCAACAAAGGCCTGGTTGTACAGATTTTCTTCGATAATGACGTGACCCATCGCATTCAGCAGCGCGATATTCGAGCCGTTGCGTAACGCGATGTGCATATCCGCGATGCGTGCGGTTTCAATTTTACGCGGATCGCAGACGATGATTTTCGCCCCGTTGCGCTTCGCGTTAATCACGTGATTCGCCACGATAGGGTGGGAATCCGCCGGGTTGTAGCCGAAAACGAACACCAGATCGGTGTTATCGATTTCGTTGATAGCATTACTCATTGCGCCGTTACCGACCGACTGGTGCAGACCTGCAACCGATGGGCCGTGTCAGACGCGAGCGCAGCAGTCGACGTTATTGGTACCAATAACGGCGCGCGCGAATTTTTGCATTACATAGTTGGTTTCATTACCCGTTCCACGCGATGAGCCGGTGGTCTGGATCGCGTCCGGGCCGTATTTGGCTTTGATATCGCTCAGGCGTTTGGCGACGTAGTCCAGCGCCTCGTTCCAGGAGACGGATTCCAGCTTGCCGCCGCGTTGACGACGGATCATGGGGGTTTTAAGACGGGGGGTGAGGATCTGGGTATCGTTAATAAAATCCCAGCCATAGTAGCCTTTCAGGCACAGTGTACCCTGATTGGTCTTACCCTGTGCAGCCTCCGCCCGGACGATTTTGCCGTTATCGACCACCAGGTTTATCTTGCAACCCGAGGCACAATAGGGGCAAACCGTGACGACTTTTTTCATCGGTCTCGCTCCAGTTAATCACATATTTCCCACCCATTATGCAGCTTCTATGCCATGTTTTTATTGTGGGTATCACCTGACTTTACGGCTGATGTTTGGTCAAAACCCTGACGAGACGCAGGCAATCGTCAAAATTGACGTGTCGAAGAGGCAATGGATGTGACATGGGTTGAAATTCCATCACGCAATGATGGATTTGGCTGGAGCCGATTGCAGAATAGGTCAGACTTAACATAATCCCCTGACGGAAGCATACGATGAAACCGGCGATTCTGGTGGTTGATGACGATACGGCGGTCTGCGAACTGCTGCAGGATGTGCTTAACGAGCACGTCTTTACCGTGCACGTCTGCCACACCGGGCGGGATGCGCTGGCGCTGGCCCAGCGAGAGCCGGGCATCGCGCTGGTGTTGTTGGATATGATGCTGCCGGATATCAATGGATTGCAGGTTTTACAACAGCTCCAGAAGCAACGCCCTGAGCTGCCAGTGATTATGCTTACGGGACTCGGTAGCGAATCGGATGTGGTCGTCGGGCTGGAAATGGGTGCGGATGATTACATCGGCAAACCCTTTAATCCGCGCGTCGTCGTTGCCCGCGTCAAAGCTGTCTTGCGGCGCACCGGCGTGCTGGCGGCGGAACCGGCTGCGCCGCGCGCAGCGGGCTTAGGCTTTAACGGCTGGACGCTCGACACCACCCGCTGTGAATTAAGCTCCCCGCAGCAGGCGACCGTTGCGCTCACTCAGGGCGAGTACGGTCTACTGCTGGCACTGGCGCAGAACGCGCGTAGGGTTTTAAGCCGGGAACAGCTGCTGGAGCTGACCCATAGCGAAAGTGCCGAAGTGTTTGATCGCACGATCGATGTGCTGATCATGCGCCTGCGGCGAAAAATTGAGATCAATCCCCATCAGCCGCTGCTGATCAAAACCATTCGCGGCCTCGGCTATGTCTTTGCCGCAGACGTTTCTCACAACGATAAAGCGGCCTAAAGGCTGGATTCCAGCTCGACCAGCGTTTTCGCGCCATCAATGGCATTCGCCGCCAGCAGACTGGCCCGCGCGCAGGCGTGCGCCAGGGCAATGCTGTCTGGCAGGGACCACGCCTCGTGGCAGCCGTATAAAAAGCCCGCGCAAAACGCATCGCCCGCGCCGACGCTGCCGATAATCTCATCCGGTTCCAGCTGTCGCGACGGTACCCACTGGCCTTGCTCACCCGGTGCTTCTCCCCAGGCGCCTTCCGGGCAATGGATCACCACGCGCTGGCGCACACCTGCCGCCAGCAGCTGTGACGCGGCCTCGGCGATATGCAAAATGTTCGGCATATTACTGCTGTCGCGCATTTCCAGCCCGCTAAACTCGCCCGCTTCCAGCTCGTTAATCACCAGATAATCCACATAGCGCAGGGCAGGGAGCACCAGCGGCTGATAGCGTGGATCGCCTTTGCGTGACACCAAATCCAGCGACGTTTCATATCCCAGATCGCGCATCTGTGAAAGCAGACGTGCGCTGCGGGTGCCAAACTCGTCGTCCGGCAGATCCAGGCTGTCGAGCAGCAGCAGATACCCGAGATGGAAAATCTTCATCGACGGATCGAGCCGATCAAACGCCGGGAGATCCAGCAGGCGGTTGGCCGCCGGCGAGTGGAAAAAGGTGCGCTGTCCGCTGGGATCGGTCATCACCTGCGACATCGACGTCGGCGCAAAGGTGGTGCGCTGTACCCGCTGGCGGTTGACGTGATATTGGTCGAGCATCGCCAGGATATAGTCCCCGTCGCTGTCGTCGCCAATCAGCCCGACCGCCTGTAATGGCAGGCCGACGTGCATTTTCGCCAGCGTGAGTAACACATTCAGCGGCGCGCCGCCGGTGGCCCGCTCGCTGTGAATAATCTCTGCCAGCCATCCGCGCTCGGGCCACTGCACAATCTGATGCACATGATCGACGAGCATATTCCCTGCGGCAATAACGCCCCGGCGTTCCATCAGGCTTTCCCCGCGCTGCCGAAAATACGCATCTGTTCAGACACCGTGTCGGTGATCGCCTCTTCAATGCCTAACAGCAGCTCGGCAAACTCATCGTAAATCGGCTGTCGATGGGTGATCCGCTGCTCGACGGAGACCAGCGCCGCCTGCGACATCCCGGTGTAGAAATTGATTTTGTGAATGCCCAGCTCAATCGCGCGACGGAAATCGGCGTCGCTGATCCCGGACCCACCGTGCAGCACCAGCGGCAGGCCGGTTTGCTGGCGGATCGCATCAAGGCGCGCAAAATCGAGCTTCGGCTCGCCTTTGTACTTCCCGTGGGCATTGCCAATCGCCACGGCGAGGGCATCAATGCCGGTCTGATCGACAAAATCGCGTGCCAGGGCCGGGTCGGTGAAAAACGCTTCGTCGGCGTGGCCGTACAGCGCACCGCCTTCGTCACCGCCGACCGCGCCCAGCTCCGCTTCCACCGACACGCCCACGGCGTGGCACATCTTCACAACTTCCCGGGTCTGGCGAATATTCTCTTCATAGCTAAGGGTGGATCCATCAAACATCACGGAGCTGAATCCTAAGCGCA
Above is a window of Lelliottia jeotgali DNA encoding:
- a CDS encoding Formate dehydrogenase H; its protein translation is MFVFGYNPADSHPIVANHVINAKRNGAKIIVCDPRKIETARIADMHIALRNGSNIALLNAMGHVIIEENLYNQAFVATRTEGFEEYRKIVEGYTPESVETITGVTAQEIRQAARMYAAAKTASILWGMGVTQFYQGVETVRSLTSLAMLTGNLGKPHVGVNPVRGQNNVQGACDMGALPDTYPGYQYVKFPENRAKFAKAWGVESLPEHTGYRISELPHRAAHGEVRAAYIMGEDPLQTDAELSAVRKGFEDLELVIVQDIFMTKTAAAADVILPSTSWGEHEGVYTAADRGFQRFFKAVEPKWDLKTDWQIISEIATRMGYPMHYNNTQEIWDELRNLCPDFTGATYEKMGELGYIQWPCRDESEADQGTSYLFAEKFDTPNGLAQFFTCDWVAPIDKLTEEYPMVLSTVREVGHYSCRSMTGNCAALAALADEPGYAQLNTADAARLGIEDEALVWVNSRKGRIITRAQVSDRPNKGAVYMTYQWWIGACNELVTENLSPITKTPEYKYCAVRVESIADQQSAEQYVIDEYTKLKARLRESAMG
- a CDS encoding Response regulator protein, which gives rise to MKPAILVVDDDTAVCELLQDVLNEHVFTVHVCHTGRDALALAQREPGIALVLLDMMLPDINGLQVLQQLQKQRPELPVIMLTGLGSESDVVVGLEMGADDYIGKPFNPRVVVARVKAVLRRTGVLAAEPAAPRAAGLGFNGWTLDTTRCELSSPQQATVALTQGEYGLLLALAQNARRVLSREQLLELTHSESAEVFDRTIDVLIMRLRRKIEINPHQPLLIKTIRGLGYVFAADVSHNDKAA
- a CDS encoding Hok-gef cell toxic protein, which encodes MCTYKFVRIHHINSNQVESSLLFFLTQGVIGMTPLKTMLGIVLIVCLTIVIFTFINRGRLCELSIKSEHQEVAAKLACIAG
- a CDS encoding Acetate permease ActP (cation-acetate symporter) encodes the protein MFLIFVLLTLYITYWASKRVRSRNDYYTAGGNITGFQNGLAIAGDFMSAASFLGISALVYTSGYDGLIYSLGFLVGWPIILFLIAERLRNLGRYTFADVASYRLKQGPIRTLSACGSLVVVALYLIAQMVGAGKLIELLFGLNYHVAVVLVGVLMVMYVLFGGMLATTWVQIIKAVLLLFGASFMAFMVMKHVGFSFNNLFTEAMAVHPKGEAIMSPGGLVKDPISALSLGLGLMFGTAGLPHILMRFFTVSDAREARKSVFYATGFMGYFYILTFIIGFGAIMLVGANPAFKDAAGQLIGGNNMAAVHLADAVGGNLFLGFISAVAFATILAVVAGLTLAGASAVSHDLYANVWRKGATERQELKVSKITVLILGVVAILLGILFEKQNIAFMVGLAFSIAASCNFPIILLSMYWSKLTTRGAMIGGWLGLLTAVILMILGPTIWVTILGHEKAIFPYEYPALFSIAVAFIGIWFFSATDNSPEGNLERDKFRAQFIRSQTGLGIDQGRAH
- a CDS encoding Formate dehydrogenase H — its product is MKKVVTVCPYCASGCKINLVVDNGKIVRAEAAQGKTNQGTLCLKGYYGWDFINDTQILTPRLKTPMIRRQRGGKLESVSWNEALDYVAKRLSDIKAKYGPDAIQTTGSSRGTGNETNYVMQKFARAVIGTNNVDCCARV
- a CDS encoding Proton-glutamate symport protein — its product is MKNLKISLAWQILLAMVLGILLGSYLHYHSDDREWLVANMLSPAGDIFIHLIKMIVVPIVISTLIVGIAGVGDAKQLGRIGAKTIIYFEVITTVAIILGITLANVFQPGSGIDMSQLATVDISKYQSTTAEVQSHAHGLMGTILSLVPTNIVASMAKGEMLPIIFFSVLFGLGLSSLPATHREPLVTVFRSISETMFKVTHMVMRYAPVGVFALIAVTVANFGFASLWPLAKLVLLVHFAILFFALVVLGLVARICGLSIWILIRILKDELILAYSTASSESVLPRIIEKMEAYGAPASITSFVVPTGYSFNLDGSTLYQSIAAIFIAQLYGIDLSLWQEIVLVLTLMVTSKGIAGVPGVSFVVLLATLGSVGIPLEGLAFIAGVDRILDMARTALNVVGNALAVLVIAKWEHQFDRKKALAYERDVLGRFDKTADQ
- a CDS encoding membrane protein, clustering with ActP produces the protein MNTDIYQRIEHSAHFRELVEKRQRFAFILSIIMLIIYVGFILLIAFAPHWLGTPLHAGTSVTRGIPIGIGVIVISFVLTGVYVWRANGEFDRLNKAVLREVKAS
- a CDS encoding Acetyl-coenzyme A synthetase; translation: MSQIHKHDIPANIADHCLINPEQYEEKYQQSVSNPDAFWGEQGKILDWITPYQKVKNTSFAPGNISIKWYEDGTLNLAANCLDRHLAERGDQTAIIWEGDDASQSKHITYKELHRDVCRFANVLLEQGIKKGDVVAIYMPMVPEAAVAMLACARIGAVHSVIFGGFSPEAVAGRIIDSSSKLVITADEGVRAGRGIPLKKNVDEALKNPNVKTITNVIVLKRTGGNVEWKEGRDLWWSDLIEKASDQHQPEAMNAEDPLFILYTSGSTGKPKGVLHTTGGYLVYAASTFKYVFDYHQGDIYWCTADVGWVTGHSYLLYGPLACGATTLMFEGVPNWPTPARMCQVVDKHKVNILYTAPTAIRALMAEGDKAIEGTDRSSLRILGSVGEPINPEAWEWYWKKIGNEKCPVMDTWWQTETGGFMITPLPGATQLKAGSATRPFFGVQPALVDNEGNPLDGATEGNLVITDSWPGQARTLFGDHDRFEQTYFSTFKNMYFSGDGARRDEDGYYWITGRVDDVLNVSGHRLGTAEIESALVSHPKIAEAAVVGIPHNIKGQAIYAYVTLNHGEEPTPELYTEVRNWVRKEIGPLATPDVLHWTDSLPKTRSGKIMRRILRKIAAGDTSNLGDTSTLADPGVVEKLLEEKQAIAMPS
- a CDS encoding sugar kinase — translated: MERRGVIAAGNMLVDHVHQIVQWPERGWLAEIIHSERATGGAPLNVLLTLAKMHVGLPLQAVGLIGDDSDGDYILAMLDQYHVNRQRVQRTTFAPTSMSQVMTDPSGQRTFFHSPAANRLLDLPAFDRLDPSMKIFHLGYLLLLDSLDLPDDEFGTRSARLLSQMRDLGYETSLDLVSRKGDPRYQPLVLPALRYVDYLVINELEAGEFSGLEMRDSSNMPNILHIAEAASQLLAAGVRQRVVIHCPEGAWGEAPGEQGQWVPSRQLEPDEIIGSVGAGDAFCAGFLYGCHEAWSLPDSIALAHACARASLLAANAIDGAKTLVELESSL
- a CDS encoding aldolase encodes the protein MPLISLAAGLEHAREHRYALGAFNVLDSHFLRALFAAATQERSPFIINIAEVHFKYLSLDSLVEAVRFEAARHDIPVVLNLDHGLHFEAVVRALRLGFSSVMFDGSTLSYEENIRQTREVVKMCHAVGVSVEAELGAVGGDEGGALYGHADEAFFTDPALARDFVDQTGIDALAVAIGNAHGKYKGEPKLDFARLDAIRQQTGLPLVLHGGSGISDADFRRAIELGIHKINFYTGMSQAALVSVEQRITHRQPIYDEFAELLLGIEEAITDTVSEQMRIFGSAGKA
- a CDS encoding putative membrane protein, with product MKTLFTLLFLFTSFVRADELGSQYKEQAEAGDARAQYYLADTYFSAGDDKQAELWAEKSAKGGEVDAVALLSQIHFKHADYAQAKTLAQQATIAGSKRGAIMLARLLVNTQAGKTDYPQAIKLLRTATDDIDSDSAVDAQMLLGLIYANGVEMPQDDAQAEMWLKRSSAISRTGYAEYWAGMVFQQGEKGFITPNKQKALYWFNLSCSEGFDTGCEEFDALSGE